In the Chroococcidiopsis sp. SAG 2025 genome, one interval contains:
- a CDS encoding GNAT family N-acetyltransferase has product MPAIETARLRLRCFTERDLEDYARIFADPEYTRYSPKGSVPLEQVREAAQAAYNYFTYHWQQHGFGVWAICDRVNHKLIGQCGLNCLPDSNEVEVLYRLDRTYWNQGLATEATKASLRYGFEQVQLGKIVALTLPHHLASRRVMEKAGLHYTKDAHIYGLDVVYYTLHRVEYQPDNSMYVLLV; this is encoded by the coding sequence ATGCCTGCAATTGAAACTGCTCGACTGCGACTGAGGTGTTTTACTGAGAGAGATTTAGAAGATTATGCTCGAATTTTTGCCGATCCAGAATATACCCGTTACTCTCCCAAGGGGAGCGTACCTCTGGAGCAAGTAAGGGAAGCAGCTCAAGCAGCCTATAACTACTTTACCTACCATTGGCAGCAACACGGGTTTGGCGTTTGGGCAATTTGCGATCGCGTCAACCATAAATTAATCGGACAGTGCGGACTCAATTGCTTGCCAGACAGCAATGAAGTAGAAGTTCTTTATCGCCTCGATCGGACATACTGGAATCAAGGACTAGCAACTGAAGCGACAAAAGCTAGTTTGAGATATGGGTTTGAGCAAGTGCAGTTAGGCAAGATTGTAGCGCTGACACTACCACACCATCTAGCTTCCCGGCGCGTGATGGAGAAAGCGGGATTGCACTACACAAAAGATGCCCATATTTACGGATTAGATGTAGTGTACTATACATTACACCGAGTAGAATATCAGCCAGATAATTCTATGTATGTTTTGTTAGTTTAA